In a single window of the Drosophila subpulchrella strain 33 F10 #4 breed RU33 chromosome X, RU_Dsub_v1.1 Primary Assembly, whole genome shotgun sequence genome:
- the LOC119556108 gene encoding deubiquitinase DESI2, which yields MRMFFNRLRSIPCLGGGRRSRRSSSSCCDEILPREPVVLNVYDLVDTNHYTMALGVGFFHSGVQLYGREYGFGGHEFPMSGIFEIQPCNGQAELGEHFRFRESILLGYTHFSSADVQRIVDQLGLQFTGNSYHLTSKNCNHFSNSLVHIVCGRKIPGWVNRLAYLVTCVPFLERCMISSPSQHQYRQSSPQH from the coding sequence ATGAGAATGTTTTTCAACCGGCTGAGGAGTATTCCCTGCCTGGGCGGCggcaggaggagcaggaggagcagcagcagctgctgcGACGAGATCCTGCCCAGGGAGCCGGTGGTGCTCAACGTCTACGACCTCGTCGATACGAACCACTACACCATGGCGCTGGGCGTGGGCTTCTTCCACTCGGGCGTCCAGCTCTATGGCCGCGAGTACGGCTTTGGGGGCCACGAGTTCCCCATGTCGGGCATCTTCGAGATCCAGCCCTGCAACGGGCAGGCCGAGCTGGGCGAGCACTTCCGGTTCCGGGAGAGCATCCTGCTGGGCTACACACACTTCAGCAGCGCGGACGTGCAGCGGATCGTCGACCAGCTGGGCCTCCAGTTCACCGGGAACAGCTACCACCTGACCAGCAAGAACTGCAACCACTTCTCCAACAGCCTGGTCCACATCGTCTGCGGCCGGAAGATCCCCGGCTGGGTGAACCGCCTGGCCTACCTGGTCACTTGCGTGCCCTTCCTTGAGCGCTGCATGATCTCCAGCCCGTCGCAGCACCAGTACCGCCAATCCTCCCCTCAGCATTGA